One window of Dyadobacter sandarakinus genomic DNA carries:
- a CDS encoding Gfo/Idh/MocA family protein encodes MENKLTLNEKSAASRRDFVKAAGIAAASFMIVPRHVLGKGFVAPSDKLTVAGVGVGGKGTSDLSNFFKSGKADIAYLCDVDDRRAATSITNFPKAKYYKDFREMFEKESKNFDAVSVSTPDHTHAVVAMAAMQLGKHVYVQKPMTHDIYEARKLTEAAAKYKVVTQMGNQGSSGDGVRTLHEWYDAGIIGDVDTVYIWTNRPIWPQGIPWPAEKPPVPKELDWDLWLGTAPKKDYVDNLIPGSWRGWWDYGTGALGDLGCHLMEAPFRVLGLKYATDMQASVGSVFTAFGKRGIFPDSCPPSSHATLTFPKTPKTKGPVTMHWMDGGIKPERPEELGPNELFGDGNSGILFVGSKGKMMASEYAANPRLLPLSKMQEVNVKQKFARVPGSAEGHYAQWVEGCIAGYGKMELSSPFELAGPLTEAILGANLAIRGADMPKAREDGKGFTYPGSNMKMLWDAQNMKVTNFDEVNQYVRRTYRDGWSLGV; translated from the coding sequence ATGGAAAACAAGCTTACATTGAATGAAAAGTCGGCCGCTTCCCGGAGAGACTTTGTAAAAGCGGCGGGAATTGCCGCCGCCAGTTTTATGATTGTCCCCCGGCACGTACTGGGAAAAGGCTTTGTTGCGCCCAGCGACAAGCTGACCGTGGCCGGCGTCGGGGTAGGCGGTAAGGGAACGTCGGATCTTTCCAACTTTTTCAAAAGCGGCAAGGCAGATATTGCCTACCTGTGCGATGTGGACGACCGCCGGGCCGCAACCAGCATCACCAACTTCCCCAAGGCGAAGTATTACAAAGACTTCCGGGAAATGTTCGAAAAAGAATCCAAGAACTTTGATGCAGTGTCCGTTTCCACGCCGGACCATACCCACGCCGTGGTTGCGATGGCAGCCATGCAGCTCGGCAAGCACGTGTATGTGCAGAAGCCGATGACCCACGACATTTACGAAGCCAGAAAGCTCACCGAGGCGGCAGCAAAATACAAGGTAGTGACGCAGATGGGCAACCAGGGTTCATCCGGCGATGGCGTGAGGACACTGCACGAGTGGTACGACGCCGGCATCATCGGTGATGTGGACACGGTGTACATCTGGACCAACCGCCCGATATGGCCGCAGGGCATTCCCTGGCCGGCAGAAAAACCGCCGGTCCCGAAGGAACTCGACTGGGACCTGTGGCTGGGTACAGCTCCAAAAAAAGACTATGTTGACAACCTCATTCCGGGTAGCTGGAGAGGGTGGTGGGACTATGGTACCGGCGCCCTGGGCGACCTGGGATGCCACCTGATGGAGGCTCCATTCCGGGTATTGGGACTGAAATATGCCACCGATATGCAGGCGAGTGTGGGCAGTGTCTTTACAGCTTTTGGTAAAAGAGGTATTTTCCCCGACAGTTGCCCGCCGTCGAGCCACGCGACGCTTACTTTCCCTAAAACACCAAAAACAAAAGGTCCTGTTACCATGCACTGGATGGATGGCGGCATCAAGCCGGAACGTCCGGAAGAACTTGGCCCGAACGAGCTTTTTGGAGATGGAAACAGCGGGATATTGTTTGTAGGGTCGAAAGGAAAGATGATGGCCAGCGAATACGCGGCTAATCCGCGCCTGCTGCCACTGAGCAAAATGCAGGAAGTGAATGTAAAACAGAAATTTGCCCGGGTACCCGGAAGTGCCGAGGGTCACTACGCCCAGTGGGTTGAAGGGTGCATTGCCGGGTATGGGAAAATGGAACTCAGCTCACCGTTTGAACTGGCGGGACCGCTTACAGAGGCTATATTGGGTGCAAACCTGGCCATCCGCGGCGCAGACATGCCCAAAGCGAGGGAGGACGGCAAAGGTTTCACGTATCCGGGAAGCAACATGAAAATGCTCTGGGATGCCCAGAATATGAAGGTTACCAACTTCGACGAAGTAAACCAGTACGTTCGCCGCACTTACCGCGACGGGTGGAGCCTGGGCGTTTAA
- a CDS encoding flavin reductase family protein produces MQKFSTDQIAELEKHFRIKLINSLVGYKSLNLLGTMSNGQVTNLCVVSSAFHLGANPPLIGLVMRPEREHNDTLRNIRETGQFTLNNVLPDWYKQAHQTSASYPSGISEFDACGFEHYYIPGFQAPFVRQSTVRIGLQLRQTIDMEINGTTIVVGEIMEIAIDDDLLGSDGTINHVKAKTMTVAGLDAYFIPQAVGRLTYAKPDTEPGELDMEK; encoded by the coding sequence ATGCAAAAATTCAGTACAGACCAGATTGCGGAGCTCGAAAAACATTTCAGGATCAAACTGATCAACAGTCTGGTTGGCTACAAATCCCTGAACCTGCTCGGTACCATGAGCAACGGGCAGGTGACAAATCTCTGCGTCGTAAGCTCGGCATTCCACCTTGGAGCCAATCCTCCCCTCATAGGTCTCGTGATGCGCCCCGAGCGGGAACACAATGATACGCTCCGCAACATCCGGGAAACCGGGCAGTTTACCCTCAACAATGTGCTGCCCGACTGGTACAAGCAAGCGCACCAGACCAGCGCCAGCTATCCTTCGGGCATATCCGAGTTTGACGCTTGCGGATTTGAGCACTACTACATTCCCGGGTTTCAGGCACCTTTCGTGCGGCAATCCACCGTGCGGATCGGACTGCAACTCAGGCAGACCATTGATATGGAAATCAATGGCACCACCATTGTGGTCGGCGAAATAATGGAGATCGCCATCGACGATGATTTGCTCGGCAGCGATGGCACCATTAACCATGTGAAAGCAAAAACCATGACGGTTGCCGGGCTGGATGCCTACTTCATTCCGCAGGCCGTGGGCCGGCTTACCTATGCAAAGCCGGATACGGAACCCGGCGAACTGGATATGGAAAAGTGA
- a CDS encoding Crp/Fnr family transcriptional regulator encodes MVSALITTMRKDVELEDAEAAYILSFFKERLYKRGAILLQAGDPASEVFFILKGALHQFYLDESGTEKSCNFAFENEFITDLESFSKQAGAASHIKSLTETTVLCIKCHDLGMLLRESAATAVFFRVLVERIATESMERTKSLLAYTPQQRFLTLAHSRPDIFQRVPQRYIAQYLGIAPESLSRIRKRLFAEAKS; translated from the coding sequence ATGGTATCAGCGCTGATCACAACCATGCGGAAGGATGTGGAACTTGAAGATGCCGAGGCAGCCTACATCCTCTCGTTTTTCAAAGAACGCCTGTACAAGCGGGGTGCAATCCTTTTGCAGGCCGGTGACCCGGCGTCCGAGGTGTTTTTTATACTGAAAGGCGCATTACACCAGTTTTATCTTGACGAATCCGGCACGGAAAAGTCGTGCAACTTTGCTTTTGAAAATGAATTCATCACCGACCTGGAAAGTTTTTCAAAACAGGCCGGCGCTGCTTCCCATATCAAATCCCTGACCGAAACGACCGTATTGTGCATCAAGTGCCATGACCTGGGCATGCTGCTGCGCGAGTCGGCTGCCACGGCGGTATTTTTCCGTGTGCTCGTGGAGCGCATTGCAACAGAAAGTATGGAGCGTACCAAATCCCTGCTGGCCTACACGCCCCAGCAGCGTTTCCTGACGCTGGCCCATTCACGTCCCGACATTTTTCAGCGGGTACCGCAGCGGTACATTGCGCAATACCTCGGCATTGCGCCTGAAAGTCTGAGCCGGATCCGCAAAAGATTGTTTGCGGAAGCAAAATCTTAA
- a CDS encoding NAD-dependent epimerase/dehydratase family protein, with protein MQTILGAGGATAIVLAKELKKYTGHIRLVSRRPARVNADDELFPADLLNAREVEAAVQGSDVVYLTAGLEYNIRVWRRDWPVLIKNVINACLKANARLVFLDNVYMYQASEIPNMTERSRVEPPSEKGKVRAAVQDMIFNAVNTQGLQALIARSADFYGPDVKNSPLSISVLDEFRKGKKAFWQVDAGKVHSFTYVPDIGRSLALLGNTPDVCGEVWHLPTSNERLTGKDFINMIAAEMQVQPRYYIISRLMMQVLGLFIPILKELKEMAYQYDRDYVFDSSKFEKKFAYKPVGYAEGIRQMVQSQVV; from the coding sequence ATGCAAACGATACTCGGCGCAGGCGGCGCCACCGCCATAGTCCTGGCAAAAGAACTGAAAAAATATACCGGTCATATCCGGCTTGTATCCCGCCGCCCCGCCCGGGTCAATGCGGACGACGAATTGTTTCCGGCGGACCTGCTGAATGCCCGGGAGGTGGAAGCTGCGGTCCAGGGTTCGGACGTGGTTTATCTTACGGCAGGCCTGGAATACAACATTCGGGTATGGAGGCGCGACTGGCCGGTGCTGATCAAAAATGTAATCAATGCCTGCCTGAAAGCGAATGCACGCCTTGTTTTTCTGGATAACGTGTACATGTACCAGGCCAGCGAGATCCCAAATATGACCGAGCGCTCAAGAGTAGAGCCGCCGAGTGAAAAAGGAAAAGTACGTGCCGCCGTGCAGGACATGATCTTCAATGCAGTGAACACGCAGGGCTTGCAGGCATTGATCGCCCGCAGTGCTGATTTTTATGGACCCGATGTTAAAAACAGCCCACTGAGCATTTCGGTACTGGACGAGTTCCGGAAAGGAAAAAAGGCATTCTGGCAGGTCGATGCCGGCAAGGTGCATTCCTTTACCTACGTTCCCGACATTGGCAGGTCTCTTGCGCTGCTCGGCAACACACCCGATGTCTGCGGGGAAGTGTGGCATCTACCTACTTCTAATGAAAGGCTGACAGGCAAGGATTTTATCAACATGATTGCAGCAGAAATGCAGGTGCAGCCCCGCTACTACATCATTTCCCGGCTGATGATGCAGGTACTTGGCTTGTTTATCCCCATTTTGAAAGAGCTCAAAGAAATGGCCTACCAGTACGACCGGGATTACGTGTTTGACAGCAGCAAATTCGAAAAAAAATTCGCCTACAAGCCCGTGGGATACGCAGAAGGAATCAGGCAGATGGTTCAAAGCCAGGTTGTCTAG
- a CDS encoding sensor histidine kinase — MLAGFYFLLLITGVTQSLAFEVHFSRVHADGGLRTNFINCVAQTSEGYIWVGTPNGLHRFDGNSFHQFHVTGPNRIPPLPIDEILSIGDGKQLLVRMGNHIGKFDTRTFIFHTATIPAPHSASPKYAYKLTADRQGHVFLIMRGVKILVYNAAKNVFESDPSIISYPENLKPTSLQRDAAGNIWIGSASGMGVFSPAKSRYYSAADVSAFQSTLKKAGHIQAVTHFLIDSRGRLIIHSWPEQGASGTFLVDPAQKLAKTLQCHPFPHSNYYELTSFEEKQGIIWAFGTDIFNMLEDDEAGFQGFYDPANADYGINANHIRQVFEDRDKNLWVATDNGLYTMAIIGDHVRNGTIPNLNGANLTGVKALHDNKLVFSSWGSGLTALEYDAQLHLSQDHDLTAAIYRGVPVTDQWYKFVWDVFEQPVSKMLIIGCQHGRLIYHDRQQRRSRFVVPAIFKESTIRSIAADTAKHLWFGTHTGLLVKQTGATYSQIADFKHPVVKLCSDKKGNLWVATDGKGIFQYNTATNRLVRHFDSQHNALTTDRVSDLMPVNDSTLAVVTTANFDLLHLNTGKSHRVSMYNGLPAGVVTSVQQDVHGRLWLSTVSGICRLDLKTGQFHLFDHSLGLATMSNHSNLMLTSGRLPDGKLAFCAQKNFVIFDPVKMVSARPAPDVAITDFKLFDQSLPLDSLIKSKTVTLSHNQNFITIAFSAFTYGSEPQPAYYYRLEGANSNWIRSENNYSATFASLEPGDYVFHVRSQNKDGLFSPHITKLPIRIRPAFWQTWWFTALLILGAVLPFYIFYVLRLKRILAIQKIREGVARDLHDDMGSNLTSISILSEVVSNTLLPAQAREKEYVGRISTSSSQMMDAMDDIVWSIKPDNDYLHRVAARMREYAASVLEPQDIAFNFESTEGDRMLKLRMDDRRNLFLIYKEALNNLSKYASPTRVTISLHCRNGIVALLVADNGTGFDTDAVSGGNGLSNMKKRAAALSGKLVVNASPQRGTEILLTFPLKKPVRGIGGSFRLKF, encoded by the coding sequence TTGTTAGCTGGTTTTTACTTTTTACTACTGATTACCGGAGTAACCCAATCCCTGGCGTTTGAAGTTCATTTCAGTCGGGTGCATGCAGACGGCGGATTGCGGACGAATTTTATCAATTGTGTTGCACAAACCTCCGAAGGCTATATCTGGGTGGGCACGCCAAACGGCCTTCACCGCTTTGATGGCAACAGTTTCCACCAGTTTCATGTTACCGGCCCCAACCGCATTCCGCCGCTGCCCATTGATGAAATCCTGAGCATCGGGGATGGAAAGCAGCTGCTTGTACGCATGGGCAACCACATCGGAAAATTCGATACGAGGACTTTTATCTTTCACACGGCAACAATTCCAGCGCCTCATTCCGCATCGCCCAAGTACGCCTACAAGCTCACAGCCGACCGGCAGGGCCATGTTTTTCTGATTATGCGGGGAGTGAAAATTCTGGTTTATAACGCAGCAAAGAATGTTTTCGAGTCTGATCCCTCCATCATCAGCTATCCCGAAAACCTGAAACCGACATCCCTGCAGCGTGATGCCGCAGGGAATATCTGGATAGGTTCGGCATCGGGAATGGGCGTGTTCAGTCCTGCAAAGAGCCGGTACTACTCGGCAGCGGATGTATCCGCCTTCCAGTCAACGCTGAAAAAGGCCGGGCACATTCAGGCAGTCACCCACTTTCTCATCGACAGCCGCGGAAGGCTGATCATCCATAGCTGGCCGGAGCAGGGAGCTTCCGGCACTTTCCTGGTAGATCCTGCGCAAAAGCTCGCAAAAACGTTGCAGTGCCATCCTTTTCCTCATTCCAATTATTACGAACTCACTTCCTTTGAAGAAAAACAGGGCATCATCTGGGCCTTCGGGACAGATATTTTCAATATGCTGGAAGATGATGAAGCTGGCTTTCAGGGGTTTTACGATCCTGCGAATGCCGATTACGGGATCAATGCCAATCACATCCGGCAGGTATTTGAAGACAGGGACAAAAATCTGTGGGTGGCAACTGACAATGGTCTGTATACGATGGCGATCATCGGCGATCATGTCAGAAACGGCACGATCCCGAACCTGAATGGAGCCAATCTGACGGGTGTGAAAGCACTGCATGATAACAAGCTGGTGTTTTCAAGCTGGGGCAGCGGGTTGACGGCATTGGAGTACGATGCGCAGCTCCACCTCAGCCAAGATCATGACCTGACGGCTGCTATTTACCGGGGCGTACCCGTCACCGATCAATGGTACAAATTTGTTTGGGACGTCTTCGAGCAGCCCGTATCCAAGATGCTCATCATTGGCTGCCAGCACGGGAGGCTCATCTACCACGACCGGCAGCAGCGTCGTTCCAGATTCGTGGTGCCGGCTATTTTCAAAGAGTCAACCATCCGGTCCATCGCGGCCGATACGGCGAAGCATTTGTGGTTTGGCACCCATACCGGCCTGCTGGTCAAGCAGACGGGCGCTACTTACAGCCAGATTGCCGACTTTAAACATCCGGTTGTCAAGTTGTGCAGTGACAAAAAGGGGAACCTCTGGGTTGCAACGGACGGGAAAGGCATTTTCCAGTACAATACGGCTACCAACCGCCTGGTCAGGCATTTTGACAGTCAGCACAATGCACTCACAACCGACCGGGTTTCAGATCTGATGCCGGTCAACGACAGCACCCTGGCTGTGGTCACGACCGCGAACTTTGATCTGCTGCATTTAAATACCGGAAAATCGCATCGTGTGAGCATGTATAATGGTTTGCCGGCGGGCGTAGTCACGTCCGTGCAGCAGGATGTGCACGGACGGCTCTGGCTTTCCACGGTATCGGGCATATGCAGGCTGGATCTTAAAACCGGCCAGTTTCACCTGTTTGATCATAGTCTGGGTCTGGCCACCATGTCCAACCATAGTAATCTGATGCTCACCTCGGGCAGGCTTCCCGACGGTAAGCTGGCATTCTGTGCGCAGAAGAACTTCGTTATTTTCGATCCGGTCAAAATGGTTTCAGCCCGCCCGGCGCCCGATGTGGCGATCACCGACTTCAAGCTGTTTGACCAGTCTCTGCCGCTTGATTCTCTGATAAAGTCAAAAACCGTAACGCTGAGCCACAATCAGAACTTCATTACGATTGCATTTTCTGCATTTACCTACGGCAGCGAGCCGCAGCCTGCATACTACTACCGGCTGGAAGGAGCCAATAGTAACTGGATCAGGTCTGAAAACAATTACTCGGCCACTTTTGCCTCCCTCGAACCGGGCGATTATGTTTTTCATGTGCGCTCACAAAACAAGGACGGACTTTTTTCACCCCATATTACAAAACTGCCCATTCGCATCCGGCCGGCATTCTGGCAGACCTGGTGGTTTACGGCCCTCCTGATCCTGGGGGCGGTGCTGCCATTTTACATTTTCTACGTGCTTCGGCTCAAACGCATCCTGGCCATCCAGAAGATCAGGGAAGGCGTTGCGCGTGATTTGCACGACGATATGGGATCCAATCTTACCTCCATTTCCATTTTGAGCGAAGTGGTCTCCAATACTTTGCTGCCTGCACAGGCGCGTGAGAAGGAATACGTAGGGCGGATCAGTACCAGCAGCAGCCAGATGATGGATGCTATGGATGATATTGTGTGGAGCATCAAACCTGATAATGACTACCTGCACCGCGTGGCCGCCCGCATGCGCGAGTATGCAGCATCCGTGCTTGAACCGCAGGATATTGCGTTTAATTTCGAGAGTACCGAGGGCGACAGGATGCTCAAACTGCGCATGGACGACCGGCGCAACCTGTTTTTGATTTATAAAGAAGCCCTCAACAACCTGTCCAAATACGCGTCTCCCACCAGGGTTACCATCAGTCTGCATTGCCGGAATGGTATCGTGGCGCTGCTGGTCGCTGACAATGGTACCGGCTTTGACACCGATGCAGTGAGCGGGGGCAATGGTTTGTCCAACATGAAAAAGCGGGCGGCTGCCTTGTCGGGCAAGCTTGTTGTTAATGCTTCGCCTCAGCGTGGCACCGAAATCCTGCTCACATTTCCCCTGAAAAAGCCTGTGCGGGGCATTGGTGGAAGTTTCCGGTTAAAATTCTGA
- a CDS encoding tetratricopeptide repeat protein, with product MARQKSVKYSISKNHIGSVKFILAAIFTCISHFSSAQDISYKEWQKEAKENIRLLPKYGNKPKTRAQLDADKQLIESYIKQEGSRQKASDMLIEAGFQYLQEGEVKTAMYRFNQAWLLNPDNEDVYWGWGAIYSSFSDLAKALEQYDEGLKKNPKNPKLLTDKATIFIRKYDNTGDPATLSAAISLFLKSYAADSLNPNTLFKLSTAYFRANDCVQARRFYELRKKTGSYPVPQEYTEALARTCGSGRTK from the coding sequence ATGGCCAGACAAAAATCTGTAAAATACAGTATCAGTAAAAATCATATCGGGTCAGTGAAGTTCATCCTGGCGGCCATTTTCACCTGCATTTCTCACTTTTCATCGGCGCAGGACATAAGCTACAAAGAATGGCAAAAAGAGGCAAAGGAGAATATCAGACTTCTTCCAAAATACGGAAATAAACCAAAAACCAGGGCTCAGCTGGATGCCGACAAACAGCTGATCGAAAGCTATATAAAGCAGGAAGGAAGCAGGCAAAAAGCCTCGGATATGCTGATCGAAGCTGGTTTCCAGTATCTTCAGGAAGGTGAGGTAAAAACGGCCATGTACCGCTTTAACCAGGCGTGGCTCTTAAATCCTGATAATGAAGACGTTTATTGGGGATGGGGAGCCATCTACTCTTCGTTCAGTGACCTGGCCAAAGCCCTGGAACAGTATGATGAGGGTTTGAAAAAAAATCCCAAAAATCCAAAATTGCTGACGGACAAAGCGACCATTTTCATAAGAAAATATGATAATACCGGGGATCCGGCCACCTTGTCGGCAGCTATTTCTTTGTTTTTGAAATCGTATGCGGCCGACAGCTTAAATCCAAATACATTATTCAAGCTGTCTACGGCATACTTCCGCGCCAATGACTGTGTTCAGGCAAGGCGGTTTTATGAGTTGCGCAAAAAAACCGGCAGCTACCCGGTACCGCAGGAATATACCGAAGCCCTGGCTCGCACCTGTGGTTCGGGGCGCACGAAATAA